From one Brachypodium distachyon strain Bd21 chromosome 4, Brachypodium_distachyon_v3.0, whole genome shotgun sequence genomic stretch:
- the LOC100834428 gene encoding coiled-coil domain-containing protein SCD2 isoform X2: protein MDWRRAGSPTYGRRRTPAGMYSAPSSPAHPLGGGPPASSPSPVHPLAARSKARAAAALAHVMARPAARVAAAAEDEDYENGYGDDAGDQGGANGGRGSPLHGYGGGARSGGGVKDKYFGFALPKLGRNSVNSAAANRPQSTGRSSFAPPVGANVRPLQAVDMPNGTPRERRTIYPDPTFAQSTRSRDSHDSSTLTEEVEMLKDENVNLLEKLGLAEEKFRQSEARTKELEKQVANLGDGLSMEVKLMKRREEMLVRKEQEIRKALISKNDKSEEITTLQQQLQSASEKAEVAERKLKEAESETKALRTMTQRMILSKEEMEEVVMKRCWLARYWGLAVQYGIYPDISISKYEYWSSFAPLPLEYVTAAGQRAKDGSHHSGTNGLEETDMLVHDLTVTAGEGNIETMLAVDKGLKELAFLKVEDAVLIALAQHHRPNAAELPDPDIKSSGDEKFTEAFDLSKEEEEDVLFKQAWLIYFWRRAKSHNVEDDIAEERLQMWIDRQDQQPTSHDAVDVEQGMHELRKLGIEQMLWEFSRQEVNTAEDELSDAEDDLT from the exons ATGGACTGGAGGCGGGCGGGGAGCCCGACGTacggccggcggcgcacgCCGGCGGGGATGTACTCGGCGCCGTCGTCCCCGGCGCACcccctcggcggcggcccgcccgcgtcgtcgccgtcgccggtgcACCCGCTGGCGGCGCGGTCCAaggcgcgcgccgcggccgctcTGGCGCACGTCATGGCGCGCCCGGCCGCGcgggtcgccgccgcggcggaggatgAAGACTACGAGAACGGGTACGGGGACGACGCCGGAGATCAGGGCGGCGCTAACGGTGGGCGGGGCAGCCCCTTGCACGggtacggcggcggcgcccggagcggcggcggcgtcaagGACAAGTACTTCGGTTTCGCGTTGCCCAAG TTAGGTCGGAACAGTGTGAACTCAGCTGCAGCCAATCGCCCACAATCAACAGGAAGGTCAAGTTTTGCACCGCCTGTTGGGGCTAATGTGAGGCCTCTACAAGCTGTGGACATGCCAAATGGGACACCTAGGGAAAGAAG GACAATCTATCCAGATCCCACTTTTGCACAGTCCACACGATCAAGAGACTCCCATGACAGTTCAACGCTAACAGAAGAG GTTGAAATGCTAAAAGATGAGAATGTGAATCTTTTGGAAAAG CTTGGACTAGCAGAAGAGAAATTTAGACAATCTGAAGCACGGACAAAGGAGCTTGAAAAACAG GTTGCTAATCTTGGTGATGGGTTATCTATGGAAGTTAAGCTTATGAAAAG GAGGGAAGAGATGCTAGTGAGAAAGGAG CAAGAAATAAGGAAAGCTCTTATATCCAAGAATGATAAAAGTGAGGAAATCACCACTCTTCAACAACAACTACAG TCTGCAAGTGAAAAGGCAGAAGTTGCTGAACGGAAACTCAAAGAAGCTGAATCTGAAACAAAAGCCTTACGCACAATGACACAGAGGATGATCTTAAGCAAAGAAGAAATG GAAGAAGTTGTTATGAAGAGGTGTTGGCTTGCTCGTTACTGGGGCTTGGCTGTTCAATATG GCATCTACCCGGACATCTCTATTTCAAAATATGAATACTGGTCTTCTTTtgctccccttccccttgAGTATGTAACAGCTGCTGGACAGAGAGCTAAGGATGGATCTCATCATAGTG GAACTAATGGTTTGGAAGAAACAGACATGCTTGTTCACGATTTGACTGTCACAGCAGGAGAAGGCAACATAGAAACCATGCTTGCTGTTGATAAAGGACTTAAAGAACTAGCTTTCTTAAAG GTTGAGGATGCTGTTCTTATTGCTCTTGCCCAACATCATCGTCCTAATGCTGCTGAGCTGCCAGATCCAG atATTAAATCATCTGGTGACGAAAAATTCACTGAAGCATTTG ATCTaagcaaggaggaagaagaagatgtaTTGTTCAAGCAG GCTTGGCTGATCTATTTCTGGAGAAGGGCTAAAAGCCATAATGTAGAAGACGATATTGCGGAAGAGCGATTGCAAATGTGGATTGATCGACAGGACCAGCAACCTACTTCACATGATGCTGTGGATG TTGAGCAAGGCATGCACGAGCTGAGAAAGCTAGGAATCGAACAAATGCTGTGGGAATTCTCCCGTCAGGAGGTGAACACGGCCGAAGACGAATTGTCAGATGCTGAGGATGATCTGACCTAG
- the LOC100834428 gene encoding coiled-coil domain-containing protein SCD2 isoform X1 yields the protein MPMDAPRGGGGGGPARRTRPTAAASDPRRAASAREAMLRMEEMMLAHAGAAGEFSIIVDAPLPTLQRYRRNPTPPTAPASGSSSSPARRGMPQGGAAAARDEVPVRLRREGSATEALDDVEAARSWRRVEAGVPSGDGGARRARPEGVFDEEEEAEAPVRMRDPRGTRRESGRVSAPPARAVEEKPAVAAAAAVEEETPLQKLARGGRSSSANRAVEATQVAEPLAERPTSRRSRREDAVSAVVHEPPAVEVESVGWRSSGGSEDGEDEAVALPKPLAAIVTGVRSRSNSPAISRNSVNSAAANRPQSTGRSSFAPPVGANVRPLQAVDMPNGTPRERRTIYPDPTFAQSTRSRDSHDSSTLTEEVEMLKDENVNLLEKLGLAEEKFRQSEARTKELEKQVANLGDGLSMEVKLMKRREEMLVRKEQEIRKALISKNDKSEEITTLQQQLQSASEKAEVAERKLKEAESETKALRTMTQRMILSKEEMEEVVMKRCWLARYWGLAVQYGIYPDISISKYEYWSSFAPLPLEYVTAAGQRAKDGSHHSGTNGLEETDMLVHDLTVTAGEGNIETMLAVDKGLKELAFLKVEDAVLIALAQHHRPNAAELPDPDIKSSGDEKFTEAFDLSKEEEEDVLFKQAWLIYFWRRAKSHNVEDDIAEERLQMWIDRQDQQPTSHDAVDVEQGMHELRKLGIEQMLWEFSRQEVNTAEDELSDAEDDLT from the exons ATGCCAATGGACgcgccccgcggcggcggcggcggcggccccgctCGTCGGACGAGGCCCACCGCTGCGGCGTCGGACCCGCGGCGCGCGGCTTCGGCGCGGGAGGCGATGTTGCGCATGGAGGAGATGATGCTCGCCCACGCGGGCGCCGCGGGCGAGTTCAGCATCATCGTCGACGCCCCGCTCCCCACCCTCCAGCGCTACCGCCGCAACCCGACGCCTCCGACGGCGCCAGCATCAGgctcgtcctcgtccccgGCACGACGCGGCATGCCTCAGggaggggccgccgccgcaagggaCGAGGTCCCCGTGCGCTTGCGACGCGAGGGGAGCGCCACCGAGGCCCTCGACGACGTGGAAGCGGCGCGATCGTGGCGCCGCGTGGAAGCGGGGGTCCCtagcggagacgggggcgctCGAAGGGCGCGACCTGAAGGAGTAttcgacgaggaggaagaggcggaGGCCCCGGTGCGGATGAGAGACCCGCGGGGCACGCGGAGGGAGAGCGGTCGCGTCAGCGCGCCTCCCGCGAGGGCCGTTGAGGAGAAACCGGccgttgcggcggcggcggcggtggaggaggagacgccGCTGCAGAAGCTAgcgcgcggcgggcggagTTCGAGCGCGAACAGGGCCGTGGAAGCGACACAGGTGGCGGAGCCGCTGGCTGAGAGGCCTACAAGCCGACGGTCGAGGCGGGAGGACGCTGTAAGTGCTGTCGTACATGAGCCCCCagcggtggaggtggagagCGTCGGGTGGCGTAGCAGCGGAGGAAGCGAGGACGGAGAGGACGAAGCGGTGGCGTTGCCAAAGCCGCTGGCGGCAATTGTCACCGGAGTCCGTAGCAGGAGCAACTCACCGGCTATAA GTCGGAACAGTGTGAACTCAGCTGCAGCCAATCGCCCACAATCAACAGGAAGGTCAAGTTTTGCACCGCCTGTTGGGGCTAATGTGAGGCCTCTACAAGCTGTGGACATGCCAAATGGGACACCTAGGGAAAGAAG GACAATCTATCCAGATCCCACTTTTGCACAGTCCACACGATCAAGAGACTCCCATGACAGTTCAACGCTAACAGAAGAG GTTGAAATGCTAAAAGATGAGAATGTGAATCTTTTGGAAAAG CTTGGACTAGCAGAAGAGAAATTTAGACAATCTGAAGCACGGACAAAGGAGCTTGAAAAACAG GTTGCTAATCTTGGTGATGGGTTATCTATGGAAGTTAAGCTTATGAAAAG GAGGGAAGAGATGCTAGTGAGAAAGGAG CAAGAAATAAGGAAAGCTCTTATATCCAAGAATGATAAAAGTGAGGAAATCACCACTCTTCAACAACAACTACAG TCTGCAAGTGAAAAGGCAGAAGTTGCTGAACGGAAACTCAAAGAAGCTGAATCTGAAACAAAAGCCTTACGCACAATGACACAGAGGATGATCTTAAGCAAAGAAGAAATG GAAGAAGTTGTTATGAAGAGGTGTTGGCTTGCTCGTTACTGGGGCTTGGCTGTTCAATATG GCATCTACCCGGACATCTCTATTTCAAAATATGAATACTGGTCTTCTTTtgctccccttccccttgAGTATGTAACAGCTGCTGGACAGAGAGCTAAGGATGGATCTCATCATAGTG GAACTAATGGTTTGGAAGAAACAGACATGCTTGTTCACGATTTGACTGTCACAGCAGGAGAAGGCAACATAGAAACCATGCTTGCTGTTGATAAAGGACTTAAAGAACTAGCTTTCTTAAAG GTTGAGGATGCTGTTCTTATTGCTCTTGCCCAACATCATCGTCCTAATGCTGCTGAGCTGCCAGATCCAG atATTAAATCATCTGGTGACGAAAAATTCACTGAAGCATTTG ATCTaagcaaggaggaagaagaagatgtaTTGTTCAAGCAG GCTTGGCTGATCTATTTCTGGAGAAGGGCTAAAAGCCATAATGTAGAAGACGATATTGCGGAAGAGCGATTGCAAATGTGGATTGATCGACAGGACCAGCAACCTACTTCACATGATGCTGTGGATG TTGAGCAAGGCATGCACGAGCTGAGAAAGCTAGGAATCGAACAAATGCTGTGGGAATTCTCCCGTCAGGAGGTGAACACGGCCGAAGACGAATTGTCAGATGCTGAGGATGATCTGACCTAG
- the LOC100836077 gene encoding uncharacterized protein LOC100836077, whose amino-acid sequence MGSAHSSHSSVSTAADEYDNDPSAASSSEPSAPPPPTQAPVPPASASKVLEQEPEVLPCRAADSPLSPQPSAAGTPRLLGPNIKVWDPCHVLLPPPSPHQQQHHHPQQGRAETPLEVVIVSHGECASAMRPDLVGGRWPAAALTARGERQARALAVFLLSRGSRLDAAWTSPLDRARATATLVCRELDFPEDQIQISDALTEMSHGQWEGCPKSEIYTPEMINLMDSTQPDFSAPSGESLRQVQFRMMEFLNRTVIRLPEKVAMGDTLSQQNDLKGLSRQSSTNSVQDGPSWDLLYRLNRHSLQRKKSGKSRLQFVTSGDNETEDDFSPKEINHRHHLHEANLGSSTTSIAIFCHAIPIRCLLAGLLDCNPTMSQRICIDDSSVTVLEHSLRTGWQIKRLNDTAHLRLL is encoded by the exons ATGGGCTCCGCGCATTCCTCCCACTCCTCcgtctccaccgccgccgacgaatACGACAACGATCCGTCCGCCGCGTCGTCCTCGGAGCCCTCGGCCCCGCCCCCTCCGACACAGGCACCGGTCCCACCGGCGTCCGCGTCCAAGGTGCTCGAGCAGGAGCCCGAGGTGctcccgtgccgcgccgccgactcgccgctctcgccgcagCCCTCCGCCGCGGGCACGCCGCGCCTCCTCGGCCCAAACATTAAGGTCTGGGACCCCTGCCACGTGCTCCTCCCCCCTCCGTCGccgcaccagcagcagcaccaccacccGCAGCAAGGGAGGGCGGAGACGCCGCTGGAGGTGGTCATAGTTAGCCACGGTGAGTGCGCGTCCGCGATGCGGCCCGACCTGGTCGGCGGGCGGTGGCCTGCGGCCGCCCTCACGGCGCGCGGGGAGCGGCAGGCGCGCGCGCTGGCTGTGTTCCTGCTCTCCCGAGGCTCGCGGCTGGACGCCGCGTGGACGTCCCCGCTCGACCGTGCCCGCGCAACTGCAACCCTCGTCTGCCGG GAGCTTGATTTCCCAGAGGACCAGATCCAAATATCAGATGCTTTGACTGAGATGAGTCATGGTCAGTGGGAGGGGTGTCCAAAATCAGAAATCTATACTCCAGAAATGATTAACCTGATGGACAGTACCCAGCCTGATTTCTCAGCGCCCTCAGGAGAGTCACTCAGGCAGGTACAGTTTAGGATGATGGAATTCCTGAACCGAACAGTCATAAGGTTACCAGAAAAGGTGGCAATGGGGGATACACTATCACAACAAAATGACCTAAAGGGGTTATCTCGGCAGAGCTCCACCAATTCAGTCCAAGATGGCCCATCTTGGGATTTGCTTTACAGGCTCAATCGACATAGCCTTCAAAGGAAGAAATCTGGTAAAAGCAGGCTCCAGTTTGTCACTTCTGGGGACAATGAGACTGAGGATGACTTCTCACCTAAAGAAATAAACCATAGGCATCACCTTCACGAAGCAAATCTGGGGAGCTCGACAACCTCAATTGCGATTTTCTGCCATGCCATCCCCATTCGATGCCTCCTTGCAGGCTTGCTGGACTGCAATCCTACGATGTCCCAAAGAATATGTATAGATGATTCCTCAGTCACAGTTCTTGAACATTCGCTAAGAACTGGGTGGCAAATAAAGAGGCTGAATGATACTGCACACCTCAGGCTTCTGTAG